GGTGCAACCCTCGACAAGCGGAGTGTCACCCACTGGACGTGATCAACGGGGACTCAGCGCGGGAGTGAGCCCAGGCGCTCCAGCAGCACCGCTTCGGCGACGCACACGCGCTCGAACTCCCCGAGGTGCAGGCTCTCGTTCGCGCCGTGGGCCCGGGTGTCGGGATCCTCGACGCCGGTGACGAGGATCGCGGCGTCGGGGTAGATCGCGGCGAAGTCGGCGATGAACGGGATCGACCCGCCGATGCCCATGTCGACCGGTTCGACGCCCCAGGCGTCGGCGAACGCAGCGCGGGCGGCGTCGTACGCAGGCCCCTCGACGTCGGCCTTGAAGGGCTGGCCGGTCTCGCGCACCCGGACGTCGACCTGCACGTTCCACGGTGCGTGCTCGCGCAGGTGCCGCGCGAGCAGATCGTAGGCCTCGTCGGCGTCCTGCCCCGGAGCCACGCGCATCGAGATCTTCGCCTTCGCCTGCGCCGCAAGGGTGTTGGACGCCTTGTCGGTCGGTGTGGCATCGAAGCCGACCACGGTCAGAGCCGGCTTGGTCCACAGCCGCGAGGTCAGGCTGCCGGTGCCGATGAGCGACACGCCGTCGAGCACCCCGGCGTCCGCGCGCAGCTGGTCCTCGGTGAGGTCGAGGTCGGCTGCCTCACTGCTCACGAGTCCTTGCACCGCAACGTCTCCGGCGTCGTCGTGCAACGTCGACAGCAGCCGGATCAGGGCCGTCACGGCATCGACGGCGGCGCCGCCGTACATGCCGCTGTGCACCGCGTGGTCGAGCGTGCGCACCTCGACGTACGCCTCGACGAGGCCGCGCAGGCTGGTGGTGAGCGCGGGCACGCCGATCTTCCAGTTGGTGGAGTCGGCGAGCACCAGGACGTCGGCGGCGAGCCGGTCGCGGTGGGCCTCGAGGATGCGGCCGAGGGACGGCGAACCCGACTCCTCCTCGCCCTCGACGAAGACCGTGAGGTTCACCGGGGGTCGCCCGCCGTGAGCCCGGATCGCCGCGAGGTGAGCCATCACGCCCGCCTTGTCGTCAGCGGCACCGCGACCGTAGAGACGGCCGTCACGCTCGGTGGGCTCGAACGGCGCGGACGTCCAGTCGGCGTCCTGGCCGGGCGGCTGGACGTCGTGGTGGGCGTAGAGCAGCACGGTCGGCGCTGCCTCGGGCCCGTCGAGGTGACCGACGACAGCGGGCGCGCCTCCCTCGTCGATGACGTCGACGTCGCGCAGTCCGGCAGCGCGCAGCAGGTCGGCGACGGCCGTGGCGCTCGCCGCGACGTGGGCCTGGTCGAAGGCACGCTCGGACACGCTCGGGATGCGCACCAGAGCCTCGAGATCGCGGCGGACGCCGGGCATCTCGCGGGCGACCGCCTCGCGGAGTTCGGCGAGACGGTCGCTGGGCAGGCTCGTGGCCGGGGGTTGTGCGCTGGTCATGCGGGCCACCCTAGCCAGGCGTAGCGTCGCCGCCGTGAGCGAGGACCAAGCAGACCATCCGGACGGCGAAAGCGGCGGCGGCCAAGGCGGCGGCGGCGAAGGCGGCGGCGGTGAGAGCACCGGCACCGTCATCGTCGCCCTGCTCGCCAACGCCGGGATCGCCGTCGCCAAGGGAGTGGCGGCGGTGGTGTCCGGCTCGGCGTCGATGGCCGCCGAGACGGGCCACTCGATCGCCGACACCGCCAACGAGGTGCTGCTGCTCGTGGCGCTCAAACGCAGCGAGCGACCCGCCGACCGTCACCGGCCGTTCGGCTACGGCGCGGAGCGGTTCTTCTGGGCGTTCGTGGCGGCCGTGTCGATCTTCGTGTCCGGCGCGGTGTTCGCTGGCATGGCGGGGATCCGCCAGCTCCTCAGCGGCGGAGAGGAGTCCGGCGGCCTGGTGCTGTCGTCGATCGTGCTGGGCGTGAGCTTCCTGCTCGAGGGGGTCAGCTGGCTACGAGCGGTGAAGGGCGTGCGCGCTCAGACCCGCGAGGAGCACAAGAGCTTTCGCGAGGTACTGCGCTCCACCGACGACCCCACGATCAAGACCGTCTTCTACGAGGACTCGGCGGCCCTCATCGGCATCCTGCTGGCCTTCGGTGGCGTGTACGGCCACCACCTCACAGGGTCCTCGTGGCCGGACGCCGTGGCGTCCTTGCTCATCGCCGCGCTGCTCGCCTTCATCGCGTTCCTGCTGGCGCGCACCAACAAGAACCTGCTCGTGGGGAGTGCCGCAGATCCTCGACTGGTGGGGGCCATCGCACGCTGGCTCGTCGAGCGCGAGGAGGTCGACGCGGTCGTCGACCTGCTGACCGAGCGGATGGGCACCGACCAGGTGCTGGTGTGCGCGCGGCTGGACTACGCCGACGGCTTGGACGCCCAGCAGGTGGAGCAGTCGACGGTCGAGATGAACCGCGCCCTGCGCCGCGAGTTCGGCGACGTCGTCGAGGTCTTCCTCGAGCCGGTGCCCCGCCACGACGAGCGGCTGCGCGAGCGAGTGGCGCGCCGGTACGGCGAGGGCGCCTTCGACCGACTGAACAGACCGGGTGCACCACCCAGGTAGGCTCACGGCGTGTTCGGACGCCGCAAGACCACCGCCGAGACCACTGCCGTCGAGCAGTCGTCCGCCCGCCCGGAGGGGCCGGGCAAGAACCGCCCGACGCCCAAGCGCAAGGAGGCCGAGGCGGCGCGCAAGCAGCCGCTCGTTCCCTCGGCTCGCGCCAAGGGCTCAGGGGGGTCCAAGGCGGCTCGTCAGGCGGCGCGCGAGGAGCGGGTCAGGGCCCGCGAGCGGATGATGCTCGGTGACGAGCGCTACCTCATGGTGCGCGACCGCGGGCCGGTGCGGCGGTTCGCCCGCGACTACGTCGACGCGCGCTGGAACCTCGGCGAGCTGCTGCTGCCCGTGATGGTCATCGTGCTGGCGCTGTCGTTCGTGGGGTCGGGCCTGCAGAAGACCAACCCCGCGCTGTACGGCGGCACGCTGGCCGTCACGTACACCCTGGTCGTGATGTCGGCCGCCGACGCCTTCCTCATGGGCCAGCGCCTGAAGCGGGCGGTGCGCGAGAAGTTCGGCGCCGACACCGACACCAAGGGGCTGACCTGGTACGCCGTGATGCGGGCGTTCCAGATCCGCCGCACGCGCGTGCCGCGGCCGACGGTCAAGCGTGGCGAGCACCCGGTCTGAG
This window of the Angustibacter sp. Root456 genome carries:
- a CDS encoding dipeptidase, yielding MTSAQPPATSLPSDRLAELREAVAREMPGVRRDLEALVRIPSVSERAFDQAHVAASATAVADLLRAAGLRDVDVIDEGGAPAVVGHLDGPEAAPTVLLYAHHDVQPPGQDADWTSAPFEPTERDGRLYGRGAADDKAGVMAHLAAIRAHGGRPPVNLTVFVEGEEESGSPSLGRILEAHRDRLAADVLVLADSTNWKIGVPALTTSLRGLVEAYVEVRTLDHAVHSGMYGGAAVDAVTALIRLLSTLHDDAGDVAVQGLVSSEAADLDLTEDQLRADAGVLDGVSLIGTGSLTSRLWTKPALTVVGFDATPTDKASNTLAAQAKAKISMRVAPGQDADEAYDLLARHLREHAPWNVQVDVRVRETGQPFKADVEGPAYDAARAAFADAWGVEPVDMGIGGSIPFIADFAAIYPDAAILVTGVEDPDTRAHGANESLHLGEFERVCVAEAVLLERLGSLPR
- a CDS encoding cation diffusion facilitator family transporter translates to MSEDQADHPDGESGGGQGGGGEGGGGESTGTVIVALLANAGIAVAKGVAAVVSGSASMAAETGHSIADTANEVLLLVALKRSERPADRHRPFGYGAERFFWAFVAAVSIFVSGAVFAGMAGIRQLLSGGEESGGLVLSSIVLGVSFLLEGVSWLRAVKGVRAQTREEHKSFREVLRSTDDPTIKTVFYEDSAALIGILLAFGGVYGHHLTGSSWPDAVASLLIAALLAFIAFLLARTNKNLLVGSAADPRLVGAIARWLVEREEVDAVVDLLTERMGTDQVLVCARLDYADGLDAQQVEQSTVEMNRALRREFGDVVEVFLEPVPRHDERLRERVARRYGEGAFDRLNRPGAPPR
- a CDS encoding DUF3043 domain-containing protein; protein product: MFGRRKTTAETTAVEQSSARPEGPGKNRPTPKRKEAEAARKQPLVPSARAKGSGGSKAARQAAREERVRARERMMLGDERYLMVRDRGPVRRFARDYVDARWNLGELLLPVMVIVLALSFVGSGLQKTNPALYGGTLAVTYTLVVMSAADAFLMGQRLKRAVREKFGADTDTKGLTWYAVMRAFQIRRTRVPRPTVKRGEHPV